One window of Vitis riparia cultivar Riparia Gloire de Montpellier isolate 1030 chromosome 5, EGFV_Vit.rip_1.0, whole genome shotgun sequence genomic DNA carries:
- the LOC117914230 gene encoding UDP-glycosyltransferase 74E2-like codes for MKSGARVGETHIMVLPYCSQGHINPMLQFSRRLASKGLKVTLVIPRASIYNAQASSINIEIICEGLEERKEEESIEDYVERFRMVASQSLEELIKKHSRSSHPAKFLVYDSMMPWAQDVAEPLGLDGVPFFTQSCAVSTIYYHFNQGKLKTPLEGYTVSIPSLPLLCINDLPSFINDKTILGFLLKQFSNFQKVKWILFNTFDKLEEEVMKWMASLRPIKTIGPTVPSMYLDKRLEEDKDYGLSLFKQNVDAYIAWLDTKGIGSVVYVSFGSMASLGEEQMEEIAWGLKRSNTHFMWVVRESEEKKLPCKFLEETCEKGLVVSWCSQLEVLSHKAVGCFASHCGWNSTLEALSLGVPMIAMPHFSDQTTNAKFIEDVWGVGVRVKPDEKGLVKREEIEMCIREMMEGERGNEMRRNAEMWKELAKEAVTEGGTSDKNIEEFVAELLCSLD; via the exons ATGAAGAGTGGTGCGAGAGTTGGTGAAACTCATATTATGGTCCTTCCTTACTGTTCACAGGGTCACATAAATCCAATGCTCCAATTCTCCAGGCGCCTAGCCTCCAAAGGTCTCAAGGTCACATTAGTGATCCCAAGAGCCTCCATTTATAATGCCCAAGCTAGCTCCATTAACATCGAGATCATTTGTGAAGGGCTCGAGGAgcgcaaagaagaagaaagtatAGAGGACTATGTGGAGCGTTTTAGAATGGTAGCTTCACAAAGCTTGGAGGAGCTTATTAAGAAACATAGTAGATCCAGCCATCCCGCTAAATTCCTTGTGTATGACTCAATGATGCCATGGGCACAAGACGTGGCTGAACCACTAGGCCTAGATGGAGTTCCATTCTTCACTCAATCATGTGCTGTTTCTACCATCTATTACCATTTTAATCAAGGGAAGTTGAAAACTCCTTTAGAAGGATATACAGTATCAATTCCTTCATTGCCACTTTTATGTATCAATGATCTGCCATCATTCATTAATGACAAAACTATACTCGGCTTCCTCTTGAAGCAGTTTTCCAATTTCCAGAAAGTAAAGTGGATCTTGTTTAACACTTTTGACAAGTTGGAAGAGGAG GTGATGAAGTGGATGGCAAGCCTGCGACCAATCAAGACAATAGGACCTACTGTTCCTTCCATGTACTTAGACAAGAGGTTGGAGGAAGACAAAGATTACGGTCTCAGCCTTTTCAAGCAAAATGTTGACGCCTATATTGCATGGCTGGACACAAAGGGCATTGGCTCTGTGGTTTATGTATCCTTTGGAAGCATGGCCTCACTGGGAGAAGAACAGATGGAGGAAATAGCATGGGGCCTGAAAAGGAGCAACACCCACTTCATGTGGGTAGTCAGAGAATCAGAAGAGAAAAAGCTGCCTTGCAAGTTCTTGGAGGAGACATGTGAGAAGGGTCTGGTCGTGAGTTGGTGCTCCCAACTAGAAGTTTTATCTCACAAAGCTGTTGGGTGTTTTGCGAGTCATTGCGGATGGAACTCAACTTTGGAGGCACTGAGCTTGGGAGTGCCAATGATAGCGATGCCTCACTTTTCAGATCAAACAACGAATGCTAAGTTCATTGAAGATGTATGGGGAGTTGGGGTTAGAGTTAAGCCGGATGAAAAAGGGCTTGTGAAGAGAGAGGAAATAGAGATGTGCATAAGGGAAATGatggagggagagagagggaatGAGATGAGAAGGAATGCTGAGATGTGGAAGGAGTTGGCCAAAGAGGCAGTAACTGAAGGCGGAACCTCCGATAAGAACATTGAAGAATTTGTTGCAGAACTTTTATGCAGCTTAGATTGA
- the LOC117913858 gene encoding UDP-glycosyltransferase 74E1-like isoform X1, which translates to MRRGKRVGEIHIMVFPFPLQGHINPMLQFSKRLASKGLKVTLLMAASSINKSVQDQASSSINIELIANYESDPDKKQEDIKVYLEKFKILASQSLSEVIEKHNRSDHPAKILVYDSIMPWAQDLAERLGLEGARFFTQSCAVSTIYYHANQGAFKNPLEGSTVSLPSMPILGINDMPSFMKEMGSYPASLALLLNQFLNLQKVKWVFFNTFNKLEDEVVKWLANHQSVKTIGPTIPSMYLDKRLEDDKDYGLSLFKPNTDTCVTWLDTKDINSVVYVSFGSMASLGEEQMEELAWGLKRSNSYFLWVVRESEEEKLPTNFVEETSEKGLFVSWCHQVEVLAHKAVGCFMTHCGWNSTLEALSQGVPMIAMPCWADQPTNAKFVEDVWEVGVRVKVDEKGIAKREEIEECIREVMEGERGNEMKRNGEKWKELGKEAVDEGGSSDSNIEEFVAQLVCS; encoded by the exons atgaggaGAGGAAAAAGAGTTGGTGAAATACATATAATGGTTTTTCCTTTCCCCCTACAGGGTCACATAAACCCAATGCTACAATTCTCCAAGCGCCTAGCCTCCAAAGGTCTCAAGGTTACACTACTGATGGCAGCCAGTTCCATTAACAAGTCTGTTCAAGACCAAGCTAGTAGCTCCATCAACATTGAGCTCATTGCTAATTATGAGTCGGACCCAgacaaaaaacaagaagacaTTAAGGTATATCTGgagaaatttaagattttagCCTCACAAAGCTTAAGTGAGGTCATTGAGAAGCACAATAGATCTGACCACCCTGCTAAAATCCTTGTGTATGACTCAATCATGCCATGGGCACAAGACCTAGCTGAACGACTAGGTCTTGAAGGAGCTCGGTTCTTCACACAATCCTGTGCGGTTTCTACCATCTACTACCATGCAAATCAAGGGGCATTCAAGAATCCTTTAGAAGGGTCAACAGTATCTTTGCCTTCAATGCCCATATTAGGCATCAATGATATGCCATCTTTTATGAAAGAGATGGGCTCATACCCAGCTTCACTCGCCCTCCTCTTGAATCAGTTTTTGAATTTGCAGAAAGTTAAATGGGTTTTCTTCAACACCTTCAACAAGTTGGAAGATGAG gTTGTGAAATGGTTGGCGAACCACCAATCAGTCAAGACAATAGGACCAACCATTCCTTCAATGTACTTAGACAAGAGGTTGGAGGATGACAAAGACTATGGCCTTAGTCTTTTCAAGCCTAATACCGACACCTGCGTTACGTGGCTGGACACAAAGGATATCAACTCTGTGGTTTATGTATCTTTTGGAAGCATGGCGTCACTGGGAGAAGAGCAGATGGAGGAACTAGCATGGGGCCTGAAGAGGAGCAACAGCTACTTCTTGTGGGTAGTTAGAGAATCCGAAGAGGAAAAGCTTCCTACCAATTTTGTGGAGGAGACATCTGAGAAGGGTCTGTTTGTGAGTTGGTGTCATCAAGTGGAAGTTCTGGCTCACAAAGCAGTAGGATGTTTCATGACTCACTGTGGATGGAACTCAACGCTTGAAGCCCTGAGCCAGGGAGTGCCAATGATAGCCATGCCTTGTTGGGCAGATCAACCAACTAATGCTAAGTTTGTGGAGGATGTTTGGGAAGTAGGGGTCAGAGTTAAGGTGGATGAAAAGGGAATTGCCAAAAGAGAGGAAATAGAGGAGTGTATAAGGGAAGTCATGGAGGGAGAAAGAGGTAATGAAATGAAAAGGAATGGTGAGAAGTGGAAGGAGTTGGGCAAAGAGGCAGTAGATGAAGGAGGAAGCTCTGATAGCAACATTGAAGAATTTGTTGCACAACTAGTCTGCAGCTGA
- the LOC117913830 gene encoding UDP-glycosyltransferase 74E2-like, protein MERGRGVGETHVLVIPFPVQGHINPMLQFSKRLASKGLKVTLITTTPTNKSKQPQSSSINMEHIPVGLQGEEESLDDYLERFKLIVSPSLVELIGRYNGSEYPVRVLVYDSVMPWAQDIVERLSVDGAPFFTQSCAVSTIYYHVNQGALKIPLEGPTVSIPSMPILGVNDLPSFINDTSSYPTLWTLVKTQFSNFEKVNWVFFNTFCELEDEVVKWLASKRPIKTIGPTIPSMYLDRRIDDDKDYGLSLFKPNADACITWLDTKDTGSVVYVSFGSVASLGEEQMEELAWGLKRSNSQFLWVVRELEKKKLPRNFVEETSEKGLVVSWCPQLEVLAHKAVGCFMTHCGWNSTLEAMSLGVPMVAMPQWTDQTTNAKFVEDVWGIGVRVKVGENGIVKREEIKECIREVMEGERGNVMQRNAQRWKELAKEAVNEGGSSDNNIEEFVARLVCS, encoded by the exons ATGGAGAGAGGTAGAGGAGTTGGTGAAACACATGTTTTGGTAATTCCTTTTCCTGTACAGGGGCACATAAACCCAATGCTTCAGTTCTCCAAGCGCCTAGCCTCCAAAGGTCTCAAGGTCACACTCATCACCACCACCCCTACTAACAAGTCCAAGCAACCTCAATCCAGCTCAATCAACATGGAGCATATTCCGGTTGGTCTCCAAGGTGAAGAAGAGAGTCTAGATGATTATCTGGAGCGTTTCAAACTTATAGTTTCACCTAGCTTGGTGGAGCTCATTGGGAGATACAATGGGTCTGAGTACCCTGTCAGAGTCCTTGTGTATGACTCAGTTATGCCATGGGCACAGGACATAGTTGAAAGACTAAGCGTGGATGGAGCTCCCTTCTTCACTCAATCATGTGCTGTTTCTACCATCTATTACCATGTGAATCAAGGGGCATTGAAGATTCCTTTAGAAGGGCCAACTGTGTCTATACCTTCTATGCCTATACTTGGTGTTAATGATCTGCCATCGTTCATTAATGACACAAGCTCGTATCCAACATTATGGACTCTGGTCAAgacccaattttcaaattttgagaaaGTGAATTGGGTTTTCTTTAACACTTTCTGTGAGTTGGAAGATGAG GTAGTGAAGTGGTTGGCAAGCAAACGGCCAATCAAGACTATAGGACCGACCATTCCATCAATGTACTTGGACCGGAGGATAGACGACGACAAAGATTATGGCCTAAGCCTCTTCAAGCCAAATGCGGACGCCTGCATTACATGGCTAGACACAAAGGACACTGGCTCAGTGGTATATGTATCATTTGGAAGCGTGGCATCATTAGGAGAAGAGCAGATGGAGGAACTAGCATGGGGCCTAAAGAGAAGCAACAGCCAATTTTTGTGGGTAGTCAGAgaactagaaaagaaaaagctcCCCAGAAATTTTGTAGAGGAGACATCTGAGAAGGGTCTGGTTGTGAGTTGGTGTCCTCAACTGGAAGTTTTGGCCCACAAAGCCGTGGGATGCTTCATGACTCATTGCGGATGGAACTCGACACTGGAGGCGATGAGCTTGGGAGTGCCAATGGTGGCGATGCCTCAGTGGACAGATCAAACAACAAATGCTAAGTTTGTTGAGGATGTGTGGGGAATTGGGGTTAGGGTTAAGGTGGGTGAAAATGGGATTGTTAAAAGAGAGGAAATAAAGGAGTGTATAAGGGAAGTCatggagggagagagagggaatGTGATGCAAAGAAATGCGCAGAGGTGGAAGGAGTTGGCTAAAGAGGCAGTAAATGAAGGAGGAAGCTCTGATAACAATATTGAAGAATTTGTTGCACGACTTGTTTGCAGTTAA
- the LOC117913858 gene encoding UDP-glycosyltransferase 74E2-like isoform X2, with translation MERGKRVSETHVMVFPSPVQSHINPMLQFSKRLISKGLKVTLVATTSIDAKSMPTSINIELIPDGLDRKEKKSVDASMQLFETVVSQSLPELIEKHSKSDHPANVLVYDASMPWAHGIAERLGLVGAAFFTQSCAVTAIYHYVSQGVEIPVKGPTLPMPFMPPLGIDDLPSFVKDPGSYPAVWSLISKQVSTFQKVKWALFNSFDKLEDEVVKWLANHQSVKTIGPTIPSMYLDKRLEDDKDYGLSLFKPNTDTCVTWLDTKDINSVVYVSFGSMASLGEEQMEELAWGLKRSNSYFLWVVRESEEEKLPTNFVEETSEKGLFVSWCHQVEVLAHKAVGCFMTHCGWNSTLEALSQGVPMIAMPCWADQPTNAKFVEDVWEVGVRVKVDEKGIAKREEIEECIREVMEGERGNEMKRNGEKWKELGKEAVDEGGSSDSNIEEFVAQLVCS, from the exons ATGGAGAGAGGCAAAAGAGTTAGTGAAACACATGTCATGGTCTTTCCTAGCCCAGTACAGAGTCACATAAACCCTATGCTCCAATTCTCCAAGCGCCTAATCTCCAAAGGTCTCAAGGTCACCCTTGTTGCAACTACCTCCATTGATGCCAAGTCCATGCCCACCTCCATCAATATTGAGCTCATCCCCGACGGCCTTGacagaaaggagaagaaaagtgTTGATGCCTCTATGCAGCTCTTTGAAACTGTAGTTTCACAAAGCTTACCTGAGCTTATAGAGAAACACAGTAAGTCTGATCATCCTGCTAATGTTCTTGTGTATGATGCAAGCATGCCATGGGCACATGGCATAGCTGAAAGACTTGGCCTAGTTGGAGCTGCTTTCTTCACTCAGTCTTGCGCTGTTACAGCCATCTATCACTATGTCAGTCAGGGGGTGGAGATTCCTGTAAAAGGACCGACGTTACCTATGCCTTTTATGCCACCACTAGGTATTGATGATCTGCCATCATTTGTCAAGGATCCAGGCTCATACCCGGCTGTATGGAGCCTCATTTCTAAACAAGTCTCAACTTTCCAGAAAGTGAAATGGGCCTTGTTCAACTCTTTCGACAAGTTGGAAGATGAA gTTGTGAAATGGTTGGCGAACCACCAATCAGTCAAGACAATAGGACCAACCATTCCTTCAATGTACTTAGACAAGAGGTTGGAGGATGACAAAGACTATGGCCTTAGTCTTTTCAAGCCTAATACCGACACCTGCGTTACGTGGCTGGACACAAAGGATATCAACTCTGTGGTTTATGTATCTTTTGGAAGCATGGCGTCACTGGGAGAAGAGCAGATGGAGGAACTAGCATGGGGCCTGAAGAGGAGCAACAGCTACTTCTTGTGGGTAGTTAGAGAATCCGAAGAGGAAAAGCTTCCTACCAATTTTGTGGAGGAGACATCTGAGAAGGGTCTGTTTGTGAGTTGGTGTCATCAAGTGGAAGTTCTGGCTCACAAAGCAGTAGGATGTTTCATGACTCACTGTGGATGGAACTCAACGCTTGAAGCCCTGAGCCAGGGAGTGCCAATGATAGCCATGCCTTGTTGGGCAGATCAACCAACTAATGCTAAGTTTGTGGAGGATGTTTGGGAAGTAGGGGTCAGAGTTAAGGTGGATGAAAAGGGAATTGCCAAAAGAGAGGAAATAGAGGAGTGTATAAGGGAAGTCATGGAGGGAGAAAGAGGTAATGAAATGAAAAGGAATGGTGAGAAGTGGAAGGAGTTGGGCAAAGAGGCAGTAGATGAAGGAGGAAGCTCTGATAGCAACATTGAAGAATTTGTTGCACAACTAGTCTGCAGCTGA